Part of the Gallalistipes aquisgranensis genome, ATACGATATTGATTTTTCGGTATTATACAGTGTAATTTGCACTGCAATGCCCGAGAGGCGGAAACGGCTGGAATATATCCCGGAAACCGCATTGACGCAATACTGGAGTGCATGGAAAGATTATTGGGATGCTCGGTCCGGAATATGTTGATCTATCCCATCGAATCAAAAAGGGCATTGTTTTTCAATGCCCTTTTTGATTTCCGATCATTCGAATGACTTTTTCAATTCTTCCCACAATTTCGTACGCAGGCCCGACGCGATCAGTCCCCGATTGGTCCGGGACGGATGGACCCGGTTGCTCAGAAAAACCAGAAAAAGGTCCCGGCCGGGGTCGATCCAGATCATCGTTCCGGTGTAGCCCGTATGGCCGAATCCGTCGTACAGGGGGGAGGACGGAGCCCTGCGGTCGAACCCGAGCGCTCGGTAGATTCCTTTCGGGCGAAGCGGTGATGAAGTGAACAATGTGACCGTTGCGGACGAAAGTATCCTTGTTCCCCGGTAGACCCCCCGGTTGAGAATCATTTCGCAGAAATGGGAAAGATCGCTTGCACACGAAAAGAGACCGGCGTTGCCTCCTACGTTGTCGGACAGGGCAGCCAATTCATCGTGGGTGTATCCGCGGAGCGGGCCCCGGCGCATGAGCAGATCGTTTTCGGTCGGGACGATGTGCAGGCTGTCTTTCCATTCATAGGGACGGAATCCCGTGTTATGCATATCCATCCGGTCGTACAAAGGACGGACGTAACGGTCCAGCCTCTGTCCCGTGATCCGTTCGATGACCATTTTCAGCACATGGAAATTCAAGTCACTGTACAGGTAGCGTCCCCGGTTGGCCGGCCGATAACTTCGGACGATTTCGCCCGTGAGCAGGGTGTCGACCGCAGGATTCACATAAAGCCGGGAGCAGACCGTCCGGAACCCCTTTTGGGGAGTGGCTGAGAGGAAAAGGGAGTCGGCGACCATATTCCGGCACAGGTAGGTGGATTTGTCCACATGGAAAGGATAGTCTGCGCTTCGGCGATAACTGAGCAACGGATCGCCGCAGGGATTCCTGTACAGGATTTTGTAGGGCTGGATATTGGTCAGGCCGGAAGTGTGAGTGAGTAACTGGGAAAGCATGATGCCGTCTACGACGGTTCCCCGGAAATCGGGCAGATAGTCCCCTACCCGCTTGTTTATGTCGATCTCTTTCCTGTCGTACAAATGCATGACTGCCAGCGTGGTGGCGACTATTTTCGTGCAGGAAGCCAGATCGTAGAGGTCTTCGGTACACACCGGGATCTTCCTTTCCGCATCCTGATGGCCATAGCACCGTTCGAACAGTAGGCCGTTCCGGTTGCCGATCGCTACGGACGCTCCGGGATAATAGCCCCGGTCCAACCCTGCACGCATGACGGAGTCTATGTACCGGTCCAGTTTTTCTGGCAATTGTTTGCCCCGTACCGGCAGAAATACCAGCAGACACAGAGCGATCAGAGTACAGGAACGTAAGTTCATAGTTTTAGCGGTTTGATCTTCAGGTCCTGGATGGCAACGGCATTTTCACCGTTGCCTTCGCTCGTCGATACGATACGCAGGACTTTGACGGGAATCTCAGGATAAATAACGGCACGCCCGGCCGACAGCGTATCCGCTTTTCGGAAAGTCTTGCCGTCCGGACTGATTTCCACGAATCCTGAAATGATGTGGTATCGCGGCATGTGATGCAGTCCAGTTGCAACTTCCATACTACGGCACTCCACCGGTTCCCGAAACGTAAAAGTGAATGAGTCTCCCGCATGACAGGTTCCACGTGTCCGCGAATAACTCGTATAGTTGTAATCGGTTGCATTCCTGAAGGGGAACCGGACGTTTTGTGGCAATGTGGAGGTGAGAATGACCGCCGGTTCTATGTACGGAGACGGCGCGAGTTCGAATATCAGCCTGCAAGGTTTGGGATCGTTGTTTTTCAGCGTGACGGACAACTTGCCGTTTCGGTTGCGTGCGTCTGCGTACAGACGCATCCGGTGGAACGGATTGATTCTCCATCCATGCCGGATGATGGTGTAGGTCGTGTCGGGTGAAGCGACTTCCATCCGGGTGACCACCACATCATCACAGGGAACGGGAAATCCCACGTACCATAATCCGTTGCGGTCGATCATCTCATGCAGCGGAAACGTTACGGTCAGTGTAGCTGCACTGTCGATGTGGATTTCGCGGCGTACCGAAGGCGTGACGGAGCCGCTGCCCCGTCCCAGATAGAATGCTTTGAACAGATATTTTTCGGGAATCGTATCCTGTATGGGTTTCGAGTACAATAGTGAAGACGCGTCGGGTTCCTGTCCGTCCGTCGTGTAGCGGATGACTGTCTCCGGTATAGGGGCAGATGCTGCGATGTTGCCCTTATGGTAAGAGACTTCCGGAGGGAACATGCGGAAACGGATACCCATGGAGGCGAGCCTGGCTAGATGCTTTCGGACAAGGCGTTCCCGGAAATCGTGCCATTCCCTCGTGTCGGAAGGGCTCCAACCGACCTCCGCAAGGGCGCAAAGTTGCGGATAGTGCTGGAATTCCATGTAACCGTCCGGATTGGAGAGCCCTAATTCGCTCCAGAAGGCGGCCTCTACACCCTCCACCTGCTTCATCTGTTCCGGAGAAAAACCTTCGGAGGAAAAGTGGAACGAGTAGGTCCGTTCCGCATTTACCATGCCGGCCCAGATGGCTCCCGGTTCCGTCGGAGCCTCCCGCATGTCGAGATAAAAATAGGGGCCTGGCATAACGACGGTACGGTATCCTTTTCGGGTGACTTCCCGGCAGACCTCCGTACTTTCCCATCCGTATATCCGTTTTCCCTGCGGTGTGAGGCGGCCGCTGCGAACCGATTCATTCCATACGGCCATCTTTTTGCCGCGGGCTTGCAGTATTTTACCGAGCCTTTCCGTGAAATGATCGGCTATCTGACTTACAGAGGGGCGCTTCCCGTGCATCAATCTGCGGCAATCGGGGCAGGCCTTCCACTGAGACGACTCCACTTCGTCTCCGCCGATATGGATATAGGGAGAGGGGAAGAGATCGCAGATTTCCCCGAGAATGGCTTCGAGCATCCGATAGTTCGATTCCCTGGACGCGCACCACACGTTGCGACGGTCGTATCCGGCCTCCGTGCTGTCTACCGGGCCCCGGCAAAGAATCTCGGGAAAGACCCGGGCGACGGCCCGGCTGTGTCCCGGCAGGTCGATTTCCGGGATGATTTCGACATTGCGGAAACGGGCGAATTCGACTACCTCCCGAATCTCTTCCTGTGTATAATATCCTCCGTATTTCCGTGTCCACTCTCCGTAAATGGCCTTCACGGGTGAGTCCCCGCCGCGAAATCCGGCCGTCCGGGCCAGTTGCGGATAACTTTCGATTTCGACCCGCCATCCTTCGTCATCGGCTAAATGCCAGTGGAATTTATTGATTTTATGGTGTGAGAGCCAGTCTATGTAAAGTTTCACCCGATCAATAGGAATGAATGTGCGGGCCACATCCAGCATCATGCCCCGATAAGAAAAACGGGGATAATCTTTGATTTCGACACATCCGATTCGGGGATACGGAGATGCCGTTCGGCGCGTATAGACCGTTTCGGGCAACAGTTGCAATAGTGTCTGAATGCCGTTGAACAGCCCTCCGCGATCTTTTCCTGTCAGGTCGACTCCTCTACGGGTGGCCGAAAGCCGATACCCCTCAGCTGGAAGGTCGGCCCGGGGATTGACGGCCAACACAATCGCATTGGCAGCCGGCGGCTGTACGGTGATGGACAAAGGCGTCCCGACCATCGGGCTCAGGTATTCATTCAGATAATCGGCGAGAGGAAGACTTACGGAATCGACTGCCACAATGACCGTTGTAGGGGTGATGGAATACCCTCCTTCCGTGACGGTCATCCGAACCGGAGCCGGAATGATATTCGGTACCCGGGCCGATGTATTTCCGCTGAAAAACAGCAAAAAAAGGAATATTGTATGAAGTTTGACTTTATTCATCGTACAACAAGTAAGGCTTGCGCTGTTTCTTGAACCGGACTATGCCTTCGGACCACATCGCTTCGATCTCTGCCGCATTCTTGCCTGCCTCGATCATCTCCCGAACATAAGAGACCCCGATGAGCTTTTCGAACATCGGATTGAAAAAATGCTCTTTATCCGGCATCTGCCGATAGGCTTCGATCACATATTTCAAATTTATTCCTTCCTGGATGATCTTCTCATCGCAAGGGGCGTGACGAAGATCGACCCCGAAACAAACTTTGTCCTTGAGGGGAGGATTTTTGGCTCCTGACAGACTGCGGGGTGTGAATGAAAAGGTCTGCCCTTTCAGCATAGGATGTCCGAATACCTGGAACGGAAAATCCGTACCCCGGCCGACGCTGACAGGCGTTCCTTCGAAATAGCAGAGGGAGGGATAAAGATACACGGCCCGCATGTTCGGCAGATTGGGCGACGGACGGACCGGAAGTTCGTATCTGGTCTGATGGGTGTAGTGTCGGCAACGGACGACCGTCAGCGGACATTTGATGCCTCCGGCGAGCCAGCCCTCGCCGTTGATCATGCCGGCCAACTCGCCCAATGTCATGCCGTGGACGACCGGAATCCGATGCATCCCGACGAAAGAGCGGAATTTCGGATCGAGCAAAGGGCCGTCCACATAAAATCCGTTCGGATTGGGCCGGTCGAGCACGATCAGCGGTGTGCCGGTCTCCGCACAAGTCTCCATCAGGTAGTGAAGCGTGGAGAGATAGGTGTAATACCTCAGCCCGACGTCCTGCAGATCGAACAGCATGATGTCCACGGAGGCGATGTCTTCACGACGGGGTTTGCGATCGGCTCCGTAGAGGGAGATGACGGGAAGGCCGGTTTCGGGGTCTCGGTAGCCTGCCACTTTTTCCCCCGCATCGGCATGGCCGCGGAACCCGTGCTCGGGTGCGAAAACGGCCGTGATGTGGACACCCTCGGACAGCAGGGTATCGACAAGATGGGTACTTCCGATCAGCCCGGTGTGGTTGGTCAATACTCCGACCTTCTTCCCCTGAAGTAAAGGCAGGTACTCCCCCATTCGCTGGGCTCCCGTCACGACGGAATCCTGGCATGAAGCGGCCAGAGGAAAAAGCAGGCCGATGAAAAAGGCAAGTATTCTATTCAACGGTAACGGATTTGGCAAGATTTCGGGGTTGGTCTACATCACGTCCTTTATTGACAGCAATGTGATAGGCCAGCAACTGGAGTGGCACCGAAGCGAGAATGGGAGAAAGGCACTCCGTAACAGTCGGCACCTCGATGCAGTAGTCTGCTATGTTCCGGACTGTATGGTCCCCTGCGGAAATGACGGCGATTACCTTGCCTCCGCGGGCTTTGATTTCCTGGATGTTGCTGACGGTTTTTTCGTAAATGCTATCTGACGGAGCAATTACGATTACGGGCATCTCATTGTCAATCAATGCAATCGGTCCATGCTTCATCTCGGCGGCAGGGTATCCTTCCGCATGGATATAGGAAATCTCCTTGAGCTTCAACGCTCCTTCGAGAGCTGCCGGATAGTTGTAGCCGCGCCCCAGGTAGATGAAGTTATGACAGTAGGTGAATATTTTGGACAGGTCTTTGATCTGTTCGTCGAGCTCGAGCACTTCGCCGATCAGGGATGGCAGTTTCTGCAGATGACCGAGTATCTCCAGATACCGCTCCTCTTCGATGGTTCCCTTTTCTTTGGCAAGAGTGAGGGCAAGCATGGTCATGACCGTTACCTGGCCGGTGAAAGCCTTGGTGGACGCGACTCCGATCTCCGGTCCCACGTGGATATAGGCGCCCGAATCGGTCGCCCGCGCGATCGAGGAGCCGACCACATTGCAAATGCCGAAGATAAATGCACCTTGTCTTTTGGCCAGTTCGACGGCGGCCAATGTATCGGCTGTTTCTCCCGATTGAGACACGGCAATCACGACATCGTCCGGACGGATCACGGGGTTCCGGTAACGGAATTCGGAAGCATATTCCACTTCGACGGGAATGCGGCAGAGGTCTTCGATCAGATGTTCCCCTATCAGCCCTGCATGCCACGAAGTCCCGCATGCCACGATAATGATTCGTCCCGCATGAAGAAAACGTTCCTTATTGTCGAGTACGCCCGAAAGTACGACATGAGTTCCGTCGATATTCACACGTCCCCGTATGCAGTCGATAATCGTCCTGGGTTGTTCGTAGATTTCCTTGAGCATGAAATGGGGATAGCCGCCCTTTTCCAGCTGACTGATGCTCATCGAAAGTTTTTTTATGTCGAACTTGGCTTCGGCGTTGTTCAGGCCGACCACGCGGAGCGGCTTTCCCCGTTCGATCACGGCAATCTCCTCGTCGTTCAGATATACCACTTTGTCCGTGTATTCCACGATCGGCGTGGCATCCGATGCAAGGAAATATTCGTCGTTGCCGAGGCCGACCACCAAAGGGCTGCTTTTGCGGGCGGCGATGATGCGGTCCCGATTGCCTTTCTCGACCACGGCGATGGCGTATGCCCCGATCACTTCCCTCAGCGCCGTCTGTACGGCTTCCAACAGAGAGCACCGGTTGGTCTGCATGACATATTCGATCAGTTGTACGAGCACTTCCGTGTCGGTATTGCTGCGGAAACGGAACCCGTTTTGAATCAATGCCTCTTTCAGCAGACCGTAATTTTCGATAATACCGTTGTGGATCAACGCAAGGTTTTCGCTCTCCGAATAGTGCGGATGGGCATTCGCGTCGTTCGGTTCGCCGTGTGTGGCCCAGCGGGTGTGGGCTATCCCGATATGGCCCGCAATATCCTTCGACTCCGCGAAGCGTTCCAGCTCCGCTACCTTTCCTCTGTGTTTATAGACATTCAGATCGCCTTTTTCGTTGACGAGCGCCACTCCGGCACTGTCGTATCCTCTGTATTCCAGTCTGTGAAGGCCTTTGATCAGAACCGGGTAGGCTTCCCGGAATCCGACGTATCCAACGATTCCGCACATAATCTCTTTTCGATGATTTATCCCCGACAAATTTACCATTTTTGTCGTAAAATGCTACCTTTGTCAGGATAAAAACAGAAAACACTTATGGAAGACAGAAGGCTGGAGGCATTCGCCCGGTTGCTCGACATCATGGACGAGCTGAGGGTGAAATGTCCCTGGGACCGGAAGCAGACGTTCCAGTCGCTCCGGAACAATACGATCGAGGAGACTTACGAACTGGCGGATGCGATCGCCGACAACGACATGGAAAGCATCAGGGAAGAGTTGGGCGACCTGTTGCTCCATGTGGTGTTCTATTCGAAGCTGGGAGACGAACAGAATGCGTTCGACATCGGCGATGTAGCCAATGCGATCTGCGACAAACTGATTTACCGGCATCCTCACGTGTTCGCTGACGTTCATGCCGATACACCTGACGAGGTCATGCAGAACTGGGAGCAGCTGAAGCTGAAGGAGAAGCACAAGAAGAAAGGCGTGTTGGGCGGTGTGCCCCGCAGTCTGCCCGCCATGGTCAAAGCTTTCCGGATCGGGGAAAAGGCGGCCTCGGCCGGTTTCGATTGGGAGAAAAAAGAGGATGTATGGGCCAAAGTGAAGGAGGAGATAGGCGAGGTGCAGCAGGAGATGGACCGGGCAGGATCGGCGTCATTCGACAGGGAGAAACTGCAGGAAGAATTCGGCGATCTGTTCTTTGCCATGATCAATGCCGCAAGGCTCTACCATGTTGATCCCGAGTTAGCGCTGGAGCACTCCAACAAAAAGTTTATCCGTCGGTTCGGCTATATCGAAGACCGTGCGCAGGCAGAAGGAAAACCGCTCGGCTCGATGACGCTCGACGAGATGGAGGCCCTTTGGCAAGAAGCGAAAAAATCGGAATAGATACTTTAACAGGAGAGATACAAAATGGCTATTATCAAAAGTGTAAGAGGATTCGATCCAAAGATCGGGAAAAATACCTTTCTGGCAGAGAATGCCACGATTATCGGTGATGTGACTATCGGGGAGGATTGCAGCATCTGGTTCGGAGCTGTTCTCCGCGGAGATGTCAATACCATTACTCTCGGCGACCGGGTGAACATACAGGACGGTGCGGTGATTCATACGCTCTACAAACGCTCCCAAACGCATATCGGGAACGATGTTTCGGTAGGACACAATGCCGTGATTCATGGGGCCCGTATCGAAGACAAGTGTCTGATCGGGATCGGTTCCACGATTCTCGACAATGCGGTCGTAGGGACCGGATGTATCGTGGCTGCCAATGCTCTGGTGCTTTCGAACGCCGTGTTGGAACCCAACAGCGTGTACGCCGGCGTTCCTGCCAGAAAAGTGAAAGATGTCACACCCGAACAACGGAAGGAGATCATCGAGCGTATCGCGCACGATTACAGGATGTACGCATCCTGGTATAAGGAGTAAGCCGCAGCATGAGGTTCCCGGAAAGATACAGGATAGTGAGCATCAATTTTCTGATCTCCGTGGCGATCAGTCTGATCGTCAACTTCTCCTATTTCATTTTCTATCTGGGAAGCAACACCTCCGTAACAGGACATCGACCGCCGAGGGTGCCGATGGAGGATTCCAGTGTTTTTCTGATTCTTCAGGTGCTTTACTTTATCGTTTTGTCATTCATTCTGCTCTCCCTTACGACGGCCAATCTGCGCAAGAAAAGTTCCTCGAAATTCGTCGTTCAATTGCTCTACTGCGTATTGGTTTGTGTGGCGTTCTATTTCATCACACCCAACCTTACCCGCAGCGGAGAAATCGACATTCAGATGAACGCCCGGCGCATATTCAGCCCGATGCTGACATTGAAGAGTTGTTTTACGCTGATCGTAGCCGTGTTGTACGGCAAGATTTTCGAATTGGTTTATCAGAAACAGCATATAGTGATCGAAAACCAACTGCTGAAAAACGAAAATCTGCAAACCCGTTATAATATGTTGATTAACCAGATTAATCCGCACTTTTTCTTCAACTCGCTCAACTCGCTTTCGATGCTGGTGCGGGCGGGGCAGAACGACGGGGCGCTGACCTACATCGACCGCCTCTCCGACACGTTCCGCTATATCATTCAGAACGGAAGCCAGGGTCTCACCACGCTCGGTGAGGAGCTTAAATTTCTGGATGCCTACAAATACCTGCATGAGGTGCGCTATGCGGACAAACTGTTTTTCGACATCGAGATAGACGAAAACCTGAAACGATGGCAACTGCCTTCCATGTCGCTTCAGCCTCTGATAGAAAATGCCGTAAAACACAATAGCATAACCCGTTCCAGACCGTTTCATGTCTCGATTCGCACTCAAAGGGAATTTCTGATCGTTTCCAATCCGATCATTCCCAAGATTGATGCTCCGGGCAGCACGGGCATCGGGTTGAAAAACCTGTCGAGCCGTTATGTGTTGTTGACCGGCCGGGAGATTGTCGTGAAACGTTCGGCGGAAGAATTCTCTGTCGAACTCCCTCTGATACCGCCCCAGCCATGCGTGTGATTTTTGTAGAAGATGAAACCGCTGCTGCGGTCAATTTGAAAACGTTACTCGGGCAGGTGTGTCCGGACGCACAGGTCTTGGCCGTGCTGGAGAGTGTGACCGACACGGTGAAGTGGTTTCTCGAGAATCCGGTCCCCGATCTTGTGTTTATGGACATTCACCTGGCGGACGGCGATGCTTTCCGCATTTTCGAACAGGCCGAAGTCGCCTGTCCCGTGGTCTTCACGACAGCGTACGACCAGTATGCCCTGGATGCTTTCCGGGTAAACAGCATAGACTATCTGCTCAAGCCGATCAAGCGAGAAGACCTGGCGAGGGCCCTGGCCAAATTGAGTCTTTTTTCCAAAAATGACCGCAGTGAATATTCCGTCCGCGTAGAGCAAATGGCCCGTCAGCAGAATGAAAGACAACGCACTTTCCTGATTCATATAAAGGATAAGATCATACCTCTCGGCATTCAGGAGATCGCATTCTGCTACACCTGCGACGAACGGGTGACAGTCTACACGCTCGACGGCAGGGAACTGCCTATGGAGGGATCGCTCGACAGTCTGATGGGGTCGCTTCCGGAAACACTCTTTTTTCGTGCGAACCGCCAGTTCATCATTTCGAGGAAGGCGATAGTAGACATTTTCGTATGGTTCGGGA contains:
- a CDS encoding serine hydrolase domain-containing protein, whose translation is MNLRSCTLIALCLLVFLPVRGKQLPEKLDRYIDSVMRAGLDRGYYPGASVAIGNRNGLLFERCYGHQDAERKIPVCTEDLYDLASCTKIVATTLAVMHLYDRKEIDINKRVGDYLPDFRGTVVDGIMLSQLLTHTSGLTNIQPYKILYRNPCGDPLLSYRRSADYPFHVDKSTYLCRNMVADSLFLSATPQKGFRTVCSRLYVNPAVDTLLTGEIVRSYRPANRGRYLYSDLNFHVLKMVIERITGQRLDRYVRPLYDRMDMHNTGFRPYEWKDSLHIVPTENDLLMRRGPLRGYTHDELAALSDNVGGNAGLFSCASDLSHFCEMILNRGVYRGTRILSSATVTLFTSSPLRPKGIYRALGFDRRAPSSPLYDGFGHTGYTGTMIWIDPGRDLFLVFLSNRVHPSRTNRGLIASGLRTKLWEELKKSFE
- the mazG gene encoding nucleoside triphosphate pyrophosphohydrolase codes for the protein MEDRRLEAFARLLDIMDELRVKCPWDRKQTFQSLRNNTIEETYELADAIADNDMESIREELGDLLLHVVFYSKLGDEQNAFDIGDVANAICDKLIYRHPHVFADVHADTPDEVMQNWEQLKLKEKHKKKGVLGGVPRSLPAMVKAFRIGEKAASAGFDWEKKEDVWAKVKEEIGEVQQEMDRAGSASFDREKLQEEFGDLFFAMINAARLYHVDPELALEHSNKKFIRRFGYIEDRAQAEGKPLGSMTLDEMEALWQEAKKSE
- the glmS gene encoding glutamine--fructose-6-phosphate transaminase (isomerizing), which translates into the protein MCGIVGYVGFREAYPVLIKGLHRLEYRGYDSAGVALVNEKGDLNVYKHRGKVAELERFAESKDIAGHIGIAHTRWATHGEPNDANAHPHYSESENLALIHNGIIENYGLLKEALIQNGFRFRSNTDTEVLVQLIEYVMQTNRCSLLEAVQTALREVIGAYAIAVVEKGNRDRIIAARKSSPLVVGLGNDEYFLASDATPIVEYTDKVVYLNDEEIAVIERGKPLRVVGLNNAEAKFDIKKLSMSISQLEKGGYPHFMLKEIYEQPRTIIDCIRGRVNIDGTHVVLSGVLDNKERFLHAGRIIIVACGTSWHAGLIGEHLIEDLCRIPVEVEYASEFRYRNPVIRPDDVVIAVSQSGETADTLAAVELAKRQGAFIFGICNVVGSSIARATDSGAYIHVGPEIGVASTKAFTGQVTVMTMLALTLAKEKGTIEEERYLEILGHLQKLPSLIGEVLELDEQIKDLSKIFTYCHNFIYLGRGYNYPAALEGALKLKEISYIHAEGYPAAEMKHGPIALIDNEMPVIVIAPSDSIYEKTVSNIQEIKARGGKVIAVISAGDHTVRNIADYCIEVPTVTECLSPILASVPLQLLAYHIAVNKGRDVDQPRNLAKSVTVE
- a CDS encoding LytR/AlgR family response regulator transcription factor gives rise to the protein MRVIFVEDETAAAVNLKTLLGQVCPDAQVLAVLESVTDTVKWFLENPVPDLVFMDIHLADGDAFRIFEQAEVACPVVFTTAYDQYALDAFRVNSIDYLLKPIKREDLARALAKLSLFSKNDRSEYSVRVEQMARQQNERQRTFLIHIKDKIIPLGIQEIAFCYTCDERVTVYTLDGRELPMEGSLDSLMGSLPETLFFRANRQFIISRKAIVDIFVWFGNRLSLNLALKTPERIVISKARVPEFKRWMTGTPRK
- a CDS encoding beta-N-acetylhexosaminidase, giving the protein MNKVKLHTIFLFLLFFSGNTSARVPNIIPAPVRMTVTEGGYSITPTTVIVAVDSVSLPLADYLNEYLSPMVGTPLSITVQPPAANAIVLAVNPRADLPAEGYRLSATRRGVDLTGKDRGGLFNGIQTLLQLLPETVYTRRTASPYPRIGCVEIKDYPRFSYRGMMLDVARTFIPIDRVKLYIDWLSHHKINKFHWHLADDEGWRVEIESYPQLARTAGFRGGDSPVKAIYGEWTRKYGGYYTQEEIREVVEFARFRNVEIIPEIDLPGHSRAVARVFPEILCRGPVDSTEAGYDRRNVWCASRESNYRMLEAILGEICDLFPSPYIHIGGDEVESSQWKACPDCRRLMHGKRPSVSQIADHFTERLGKILQARGKKMAVWNESVRSGRLTPQGKRIYGWESTEVCREVTRKGYRTVVMPGPYFYLDMREAPTEPGAIWAGMVNAERTYSFHFSSEGFSPEQMKQVEGVEAAFWSELGLSNPDGYMEFQHYPQLCALAEVGWSPSDTREWHDFRERLVRKHLARLASMGIRFRMFPPEVSYHKGNIAASAPIPETVIRYTTDGQEPDASSLLYSKPIQDTIPEKYLFKAFYLGRGSGSVTPSVRREIHIDSAATLTVTFPLHEMIDRNGLWYVGFPVPCDDVVVTRMEVASPDTTYTIIRHGWRINPFHRMRLYADARNRNGKLSVTLKNNDPKPCRLIFELAPSPYIEPAVILTSTLPQNVRFPFRNATDYNYTSYSRTRGTCHAGDSFTFTFREPVECRSMEVATGLHHMPRYHIISGFVEISPDGKTFRKADTLSAGRAVIYPEIPVKVLRIVSTSEGNGENAVAIQDLKIKPLKL
- a CDS encoding sensor histidine kinase, giving the protein MSINFLISVAISLIVNFSYFIFYLGSNTSVTGHRPPRVPMEDSSVFLILQVLYFIVLSFILLSLTTANLRKKSSSKFVVQLLYCVLVCVAFYFITPNLTRSGEIDIQMNARRIFSPMLTLKSCFTLIVAVLYGKIFELVYQKQHIVIENQLLKNENLQTRYNMLINQINPHFFFNSLNSLSMLVRAGQNDGALTYIDRLSDTFRYIIQNGSQGLTTLGEELKFLDAYKYLHEVRYADKLFFDIEIDENLKRWQLPSMSLQPLIENAVKHNSITRSRPFHVSIRTQREFLIVSNPIIPKIDAPGSTGIGLKNLSSRYVLLTGREIVVKRSAEEFSVELPLIPPQPCV
- a CDS encoding gamma carbonic anhydrase family protein, with the protein product MAIIKSVRGFDPKIGKNTFLAENATIIGDVTIGEDCSIWFGAVLRGDVNTITLGDRVNIQDGAVIHTLYKRSQTHIGNDVSVGHNAVIHGARIEDKCLIGIGSTILDNAVVGTGCIVAANALVLSNAVLEPNSVYAGVPARKVKDVTPEQRKEIIERIAHDYRMYASWYKE
- a CDS encoding exo-beta-N-acetylmuramidase NamZ family protein; translated protein: MNRILAFFIGLLFPLAASCQDSVVTGAQRMGEYLPLLQGKKVGVLTNHTGLIGSTHLVDTLLSEGVHITAVFAPEHGFRGHADAGEKVAGYRDPETGLPVISLYGADRKPRREDIASVDIMLFDLQDVGLRYYTYLSTLHYLMETCAETGTPLIVLDRPNPNGFYVDGPLLDPKFRSFVGMHRIPVVHGMTLGELAGMINGEGWLAGGIKCPLTVVRCRHYTHQTRYELPVRPSPNLPNMRAVYLYPSLCYFEGTPVSVGRGTDFPFQVFGHPMLKGQTFSFTPRSLSGAKNPPLKDKVCFGVDLRHAPCDEKIIQEGINLKYVIEAYRQMPDKEHFFNPMFEKLIGVSYVREMIEAGKNAAEIEAMWSEGIVRFKKQRKPYLLYDE